From the Desulfovibrio sp. JY genome, one window contains:
- a CDS encoding STAS domain-containing protein, translating into MEKPTHTETDQALIIGLSGEIVMDLVADLKAELTLLIDATQKPEVVCDMRRVDFMDSSGVGLLIGIRRLCEDKGKAFRVADPSPAIRKLFSMLRLTEFFAIAPEDAS; encoded by the coding sequence ATGGAAAAGCCCACCCATACGGAAACCGATCAGGCGCTGATTATCGGCCTTTCCGGCGAAATCGTCATGGACCTGGTGGCGGACCTCAAGGCCGAACTGACGCTTCTCATCGACGCCACGCAAAAGCCCGAGGTCGTGTGCGACATGCGCCGGGTGGACTTCATGGACAGTTCCGGGGTGGGGCTGCTTATCGGCATCCGCCGCCTGTGCGAGGACAAGGGCAAGGCCTTTCGCGTGGCCGACCCCAGCCCGGCCATCCGCAAGCTTTTTTCCATGCTGCGCCTGACGGAATTTTTCGCCATCGCCCCGGAAGACGCTTCCTGA